A genomic segment from Malus domestica chromosome 05, GDT2T_hap1 encodes:
- the LOC139187427 gene encoding cyclin-D1-1-like, translated as MPSPTYITRFRDCTIDIIARQDSINWILNVHAHHRFSPLTAFLSVNYFDRFLSSHSLPRHSGSWPSKLLSVACLSLASKMGEPKVQFILDLQIFEPKFVFDPKTVQRMELRVMWILNWRLRSITPFDFLHHFVSDLSSSSSSLLSASSDLVLRTIRVIDLLGFSPSTIAGAAVLCAAGLSVDFVADGDRQGAPFFYERVNKV; from the exons ATGCCCTCCCCAACCTACATCACTCGGTTCCGCGACTGTACAATAGATATCATCGCCCGCCAGGACTCCATCAACTGGATCCTAAATGTCCACGCCCACCACCGCTTTTCTCCCCTCACCGCCTTCCTCTCCGTCAACTACTTCGACCGCTTCCTCTCCTCCCACTCTCTCCCG CGACATAGCGGGTCGTGGCCGTCTAAGCTGCTGTCCGTCGCGTGTTTGTCTTTAGCCTCTAAAATGGGGGAGCCAAAGGTCCAGTTCATCCTGGACCTCCAAATCTTCGAGCCCAAGTTTGTCTTCGACCCCAAAACGGTCCAGCGGATGGAGCTCCGGGTCATGTGGATTCTCAATTGGAGGCTCCGATCCATCACCCCCTTCGATTTCCTCCACCATTTTGTCTCCGACCTCTCCTCTTcgtcctcctctctcctctcagCCTCCTCCGATTTAGTTCTCAGAACCATTCGTG TGATTGACTTATTGGGTTTCTCTCCATCGACGATTGCGGGGGCGGCTGTGCTCTGCGCCGCCGGTTTAAGCGTCGATTTTGTGGCCGATGGAGATCGCCAAGGGGCGCCGTTTTTCTACGAGAGAGTGAACAAAGTATAG